ACAGGATGCCGGCGCTGACAAGAACGATGGCGAAAAGGACTGAACGTCGTGACATGTGTACTACCTCCAGATACCGTGTATGTGGTGTGCGCGTTCTGCGCGTCTACGAAAGTGCTGTTAATCAGGAAACAAAACTCGGGCGGAAAAAATGCCCATGAATGAATCGGACTTTCATTGGTCGCCCCGGGGTACGATCAACGGTGCATCTCAGGTGAGAGCGTCTAAAAGCTCCAGAGAGCGGATTGCTCTCATTTCCTGAATATGAGATGCGATGTATTGGTGAAGGATCCGCAACGCAGCATGTAGGTCCACCGGCGTCAACGAGAGTGCTTCGAGCCGGTCCGGCTCACAACTTTTCAACCATCGCAGCGCCTTAAAAAGGCGGGGTGCGAGTTCCACTCCCATCACACTCCGTGCGCATGGGGTGCAGAGAAATGCGCCGTCAGCAAGCGCAAGCGACATCGGGCCACTGGTAGCCCTCTCGTCAGTAAGATCAATGCGGCACCGGGCGCAGTGATCCATGTCCAAAGAAAATCCCATTTCATCGCTGAAATCCACAAGGTAGCGAAGCAGCATATTTCCCGGCTGCTCTTCCGAGGTATCGATTCCACGCAATGTCCGGAGAAGCAGCGAATACAACTCGGGATGATGCTCGCCGGCGTGAAGGGCCATATATGCGTACTCTATGACAGCGAATCCGAGGACGAGTCTGCGCCCGTCGGATTGCAACCGTCGAAAGGGCTCTATCACGTCGGCTTGTGACAGCATCTGCACGTCGCGGGATTCCTTGAAATAATAGACCAGTGTGCTGTGCGCCATCGGTTCGAGAGCTGCCCCAAACCGGGGTTTTGACCCAAGCGCCCCCTTTGCGATCACCGCCACACGGCCGTGTTCGCGCGTCAGTGCGGTCACGATCTTGCTTGTGTCGCCGTATCGGACGGCGCGGAGGATGATTGCGTCGGAGGTGATGATCATAGACCCGCTCCTTACGCGAGAATGCCAGCAAGGGTTTCGGCAAAGGGCGGGGCAATAATTCCGCGCTCTGTAATGAATGCGCTGACGAGCTCTGCAGGTGTGACATCGAATGCCGGGGACCATGCGTGCGTATTCTCAGGCGCGATTCGCACTCCGCCTGCGTGTGTCACTTCGGTCTCGGCGCGCTCCTCAATCGGAATGCCCTCGCCGCCGTGCGTCTGCGCATCAAACGTAGAAAGCGGGGCCGCAATGTACATGGGCATGCCATGATGGCGCGCCACAATCGCAAGACTGTACGTCCCGATTTTATTCGCGGTGTCGCCGTTCCGTGCTATCCTGTCGGCACCGGTAAGAGCGAGCTGCGCGCGGCCGCTGCGGAATACTGCAGCGGCACTGCTGTCGGTGATGAGTGTTGCCGGTATGCCTGAACGGGCGAGTTCCCACATGGTCAGCCGTGCACCCTGGAAAAGTGGACGCGTTTCATCCGCATAAACATGTATGCGCTTGCCCGCCACGTGCGCGGCGCGCAGCACCGCGAGTGCCGTGCCGTCGCCGCCGGTTGCAAGCGAACCCGTGTTGCAATGTGTCACTATTCCGGCACCATCGGGGATGAGGTCCGCGCCATGCGCTCCGATCATGGCGCAACGTCGGGCGTCGTCGTCGTGCATGCCGGTGGCGCATCGTTCAAGTGCCGCCAGGGTCTCCACGGGATCTGCGGCTGACTCGATGATTTCTCGGCACTGGTGTAACGACCAGAAGAGGTTGACTGCCGTCGGCCGTGCTCCAGCGATATTGTCACATGCGTCGAGCAAGGCGGTTCTAAATGCTGCCCCACCGGTCGATCTTCCTGCCAATTCACGCGCGGCAAGCACCGTGGCATATGCTGCCGCGATACCAATCAGGGGTGCACCGCGGAGTTGCAGAGTACGGAGCGCCTCGATCACCTTGCGGTAGTCCCGGGTTTCCAGCCGCACCTCCTCATGCGGCAACCGTGTCTGGTCGAGGTACCGCAGGGCCTCGCCGGTCCACTCCATCACGTGGCTGTTGTCGAAGCGATCAGGCATTACGGCGCCACCATGCCTGTGAATCCTACAGGGTGAATTGAGACAGTACGTGGAATGCGCGGTACCGCTGCATGATGCGCGCCTCGTCAAGATCCCGCACACCGCCGATGCTGAATTCCTCCACGCAGAACGATGCCATGGTGCTTCCGGCAATGACCGCGCGCTTCAGGTTCTCGAACGATGTATCCCCGTCGCGCGCAATCCAACCCGCAAATCCGCCCGCGAAGCTGTCACCAGCACCTGTGGGGTCCATGATGCGTTCAAGCGGGAAGGCGGGCGCCGAAAAAATCCCACCGTCTCCCAGAAGCAGCGCTCCGTGTTCGCCCTTTTTGACCACCACGCGTGAAGGGCCCATGCCAAGTATCGCCTTGCCGGCTGTGATGATGTTAGACGAACCGGTGAGCTGACGCGCCTCCTGATCGTTCAGGATCAGCACGTCGACGCGCCGGATGGTTTCGATCAGCTCGTCGCGGCTGATGTCGATCCACAGGTTCATCGTGTCACAGATGATGAGTTTGGGCGAACGGATCTGATCGAGCACGTGCATCTGCAGCGAAGGATGGATATTGCCCAGCACCACGATATCGCTTCCGCGCCACGCTTCAGGGATTTCGGGCTGAAATGTCTCGAACACGCCGAGTTCGGTGTACAGCGTGTCGCGAGTATTCATGTCATCATGATACCGGCCGCCCCAACTGAACGTCCGTCCGTCTGGCACGCGTACGAGACCGTCGAGTCCTATCCCGCGGGAAGTGAAGTACGTTATGTGTTCTTCGGGAAAGTCGCCGCCAACGATTCCCACAAAACGCACGTCCTTCGAAAAATAACTGGCGGCGATAGAAACAAACGTCGCTGATCCGCCTAAGGCGTTCTTCATTGTGCCGTACGGCGTTTCAAGGTAATCAAGTGCGACAGATCCGACGACGAGAATACTCATGTGCAGGGTTGCTTCTGTGATGGAAATACGTGGATGGAATTTACTCGGGAATTTGGATGCGCACGTCTCGGGCCTTGGCCAGGATGTCAAGCATCACGTCGTGAATGTGGCCGTTGCTTCCCAGGAAGGGCGGATGAAACAACTCGAGCGGGCCGCCGTCGAACGTGGTGACCCGGCCGCCCGCTTCCTCAATCAGCAGCATACCCGCGGCCTTGTCCCATGCCTGAAGCGCGACTTCCCAGTAGCCGTCGATGCGTCCCGCGGCAACGTACGCGCAATCAAGCGCCGCGCTTCCAAGGCGGCGTATCGCCTGCGCATGATGCAGGAAGGCGACGAACCGCTCGCGGCAAAATTCAGGGTTCTCTCTGACTGTGTAGGGAAATCCTGTCACAAGCATCGCGTCCTGGATGTCGCGCACGCCGCTGACCTGAAGTTTTCGATCGTTGAGATACGCCCCGCTCCCGCGTTCCGCTGCGAATAATTCATCCGCCATTGGATCATAGACGACACCCGCGAGAACCTCGCCGGCTCGTTCCACCGCAATCGAGACGCTGAACAGTGAAAGTCCGTGGGTGAAATTTGTTGTGCCGTCAAGCGGATCCACAATCCACCGATATTCGCCGGTACCAGTAACGGCTCCACCTTCCTCGCCCAGGAGCGAATGTGTGGGGAACCGCCCGAGTAGTATGTCGCGAATAATGTGTTCCGATGCGCGATCTGCCTCGGTCACAAGATTGTTGCGCTGCTGCTGTTTTGCCTCGATGTGTTTTAACGCTCCAAGATGAGAGGTAAGCACGTGGCCTGCTGCCCGGGCTGCCTCGATCGCGGTATGAAGAAAATCGCTCGTCTGCATCGTGTTCATTCTCTCAAAATAGGAAAAGCACGGAGAACTTTCGAACGAGTGCCTGCTGCGCCGTGTTCCGCCTTGTTTTTCAAGCCGACACCATGTTACTTTGCGTAACTGACCACTCACCATTGGATGCATCATGAGAATTGGGATACTGACCGGCGGCGGTGATTGCCCTGGATTAAACGCCGTCATTCGCGCCGTTGTCCGCAAAGGCCTGAAAGACAATCATTCCATCCTCGGCATCCGTAACGGGTGGAAGGGTTTTTTTGATGACGACGCGGTCGAGCTCACCCGCGATTCCGTTTCGGGCATTATCTATCGCGGCGGAACGATACTGGGAACCTCCCGCACAAATCCATACAAGGAAGCGGACGGTGAAAAAACCGTCATGTCCTTCCTTGAGAGAAATCATATCGATGTGCTTGTGCCCATCGGCGGAGAGGACACGCTCGGAGTTGCAGCCCGCCTGCACAACAGCGGTGTGAAAGTAATCGGTATTCCGAAAACCATCGACAACGATTTGATGGGAACCGATTTTACTTTCGGCTTCGACACGGCTGTTAATATTGCAATGGAAGCCATCGACCGCCTCCATACCACGGCCGAGAGCCACAACCGCATTCTTGTTGTCGAGGTCATGGGACGTCACGCCGGCTGGATCGCGCTCTATGCCGGGTTGGCGGGCGGGGCTGATGTGATCCTTGTGCCCGAGGCACCATTCAACATTGACAACGTCTGTACACGCCTCAAAGCGCGTCACGACAGCGGCCGGAACTTCAGTATAGTGGTCGTCTCCGAAGGCGCGAAGTTTGAAACGGAAGGTGATGAAGACGGCAGCTTCGTGCTCAGCAGTATGGAGAAGGATGCCTTCGGGCATGTGCGTCTGGGCGGAATCGGTGCAGTCCTTGCTTCGGAAATCGAGCGCAGACTCGGTTTCGAAACGCGCAGCACCGTGCTCGGCCACATCCAGAGGGGCGGTTCACCGTCCGCGTTCGATCGTGTCCTAGGCACGCGCTACGGATTACATGCCATGTCATTGATCGAACGCGGTGTCTTCGGACGTATGGTTGCACTCAGCGGAAACCACATTGTGGATATCGAGATCAATCAGATCAGTGGCGCATTGAAAACGCTTGATCCCGATATGCTTTCTCTCGTCGACGTCTTTTTCGATTGACCCCGGCTTCGCACGCCGGCATTTGGGAACCCCGCACACGCGGGATATATACTGACGGTTCTCGCGCTGCTTTCGATCTACGACGACTGCAGCACCACCGAAATCGAGCCATGAAAGGAATCTCATGAACGGCCTCTCTCTGTTGTCCGACCGTTTGCGCGAACTGGCCTCTGGGCCCTCTCCCGACAAATATCTCATCCCAGCGCTTTGGGCTGCCGACGAGGGCCTCGACCATGTGGGTCTTGTCGAGGTTCATCCGCGGGAATTCTTCCGAGATCGCATCGAGGCGATCCTCGCGATGCCGGATGAATCGCCGGCGCCGCTTGCATCGGGTGGTGAATGGAGCACCGACGCCGTGGTCTACAACATGTTCGTGCGGCTTACTGCGGCATGTGATCATAACGGTGATGGTGAGATATCCCTCGACGATCTCGACGGGGGGTACCGCGAAACCGGCACCTTCCTGAAAGCCATTGCCATGCTCCCGTATCTGAAACGGATGGGATGTAATACGGTCTACCTTCTGCCGGTGACCGCCATCGGCCAGGATGGAAACAAGGGCTCACTCGGCTCTCCGTACGCGATTAAAAATCCGTACAAACTCGACCAACGCCTTTCCGAACCCTGGCTCGGACTCGATGTCGAGACCGAATATGCAGCCTTTGTTGAAGCGGCCCATCGGCTTGGCTTCCGCATCGTCATGGAATTCGTGTTTCGGACCGCGTCGAAGGATTCCGAATGGATCGCGGAACATCCGAATTGGTTCTATTGGATCGATGCGTCCATCCCGGATCGCGGCAGCGCGCCCGATGCCGCTGCGGGCTATGGAAATCCGACCTTTTCACAGGAAGAACTTCAGATTATCACCCTGCGAGTGAAGCGTAACGACACGAGCAGTCTGCCACCTCCGGGTCGCGAGTACCGCGCCTATTTCACGGAACCGCCTGCATATGTGGACCTGATCGATGGTCGCTACATCGGCACGTTGTTCGACGACCGAAAAGTCAGAATCCCTGGCGCATTCGCCGATTGGCCGCCGGATGATGTGCAGCCGCCTTGGAACGACGTGACATATCTGAAGATGTATGATCACCCGAGTTTCAACTACATCGCATATAACACCATCCGTGTCTACGATTCCCGCCTCGCGCAAATCGATAATGAGAACCGGGGTCTGTGGAATACTATCATCAACATCATTCCGCACTATCAGAAAAATTTCGGAATCGACGGCGTCATGATCGACATGGGGCATGCCCTTCCCAGGCGGCTGAAACAGTCGATTGTCGATCGCGCACGCAAGCTCAATCCCGACTTTGCATTTTGGGAGGAGAACTTCGCCATTTCTGTGAAATCCCGGCAGGAAGGATACAACGCAGCCGTGGGGTATCTGCTGTTCGATGAACACCTCCCGGCGAAATTGCGCGAGTTCTTTGTCACTCTTGCAACACAGGATGTTCCGGTGCCCTTCTTCGCCACTGCCGAAAATCACAATACTCCACGTGCTGCGTCGAGGGCGGGGGGGCGTGCGTTCTCGCGTATGGCCGCAGTACTGAACGCGTTCCTCCCCGCGGTGTACTTCGTGCATCAGGGATTCGAGCTCGGCGAGACCTCGCCCGTGAATACCGGACTTGGTTTTACTCCCGACGAAATCGCGACGCTGCCCTCTCACACACTGCCTCTCTTCAGCGAAGGTGTGCTATCATGGGCCACAACAGAACATCTCGCGGAGTTGATTTCAAGAGTTCTCACCATCCGGAGCCGCTGGCATTCCGTCATCGTGGACCCACGCAAGGACTGTTTCCACCTGCACAAGGCCGAACCCGAAACAACGCTCTGTTTCTCGCGCAGCTCCGTCGATCGCAATCATGTTCTCGTGGTCATTGCGAATGCCGATTGCATCAATCCGGCATCAATGAGCGTGAATATCGCCTCGGGTGATTCTGTGACCGACGCATTGACGGGAACAACGTTCCCGCTTGTGAAAGGGGTTTTGAGTGCCACACTCGAACCCGGCCGCGTACTGGTGATCGAGCTGACGCAGCCCCCTGAGTAAAACACGCTAGGGCTTCTGCAGATTCGGCACGGGCAGCACCGAAGGGTGTTGCCCGTCGTTATTTATACCGATAATGGCCGGAGAATTCGAACGAGGCTTCACCAGGATCGGCTTTTGCTCAATATCTCTGAATTGCGGCAGTTCGCCCCCTACGCGAAGCTTTCGAGTATTAACCGAATCCTAACACACACCTCGCCGGGAGCTAACACCGCACGCATAATTTTGGGACTGTGAAGAGCGACTATTTGTACACTCCCATATTGAATATCTCACAGGAGAACTGAGAATGAGAATCTTGTCCCTCACCGTCCTTGCATTGCTTGTGTCTGTCGGAGCACTCCGCGCACAGGGCGTGTCTTCCGACGACGATCCGAAGCGCGACCAGAAATCTGGCGCCTCGCAGTCGACGGAGACCAAGTCCGCATCACCCTCGCCCGACGACGACGAACTGAAAAAACAGGTCGAAGAACTGCGCAGCCAGTTACAGGGGATGGATGAGGCTGTGAAGGAACTTCAGACCGACCGTGATGCTCTGAAAAAGATCAAGGTCAGTGGTTATCTGCAGGTGAATTTTGAGAAGAGTGAACTCGAGAAGGGGCTCGCCACCGATCCCTATGACGGGAAAGATTTTATCAAATCACGTTTCCGTCTCCGTCGCAGTCGTATCAAGTTCCAATACGATGGCGGCCTCACAAACATGGTCGTGCAGGCGGATTATTCGAATACCGGCTTCTCATTAAAAGATGCCTACCTCGAATTCACCGAACCGTGGATGAAGTATTTCGCCCTGCGCCTCGGTGTTTTTAACCGTCCGAATTACGAAGTGGAGTATTCATCGAGCCAGCGTGAGTCTCCCGAACGCTCCCGTATTATCTCCACACTGTACCCCGGCGAGCGCGATCTTGGCGCCATGCTTACCTTTTCTCCCGAGGATCTCTTCTCGCTGCAGATCGCAGGATTTAACAACACCTTCGGCGGTACTTTCAACCAGGCTAATCCCAACTTCGGCACCGAACCGTACTATTTCATGGCCCGTGCCACAAAGTCCTTCACACTCGGCGATCTCGGTCTCGATGTAGGTGTCCATGGCCGTTTCGGAAACGTGCGTGCCAATAGCGCGAAAGTTCTCGAGAGTGATGTTCCGACCAACGGTGTGGCCGATTCCACGCTGAAGGTGGGGGATCCGGTGAGCCGCAACTGGTTCGGCGTGGAAGCACAGTTGTATTACGATTTCTTCGGAGGGATGAAAATACTCGGCGAGTACATCGTGGGCTCCGATGTGAATACGCTCTCGACCGCGGCCCCGATCAATCCGATTCGCAAGCGTGATTTCAGCGGCTTCTATGTGATGCTTGTCAAAAATATCGGCGACGAATTCCAGATCGCGGTGAAGTACGATTCGTACAACCCCAATACGGCCATTAGCGAAGACAAGGTCAATCTCGTGAACGAACTCACGGTCAGTACCCTGGGACTCGGAATCCACAATTACACGTTCCCGAACGTGCGCTTGACGCTGTGGTACGACATGCCTTCGACGAAGACGAACGATCGGTTCCTGAAGACCGATCCCGTCGATAATCTCATGACCTTCCGCGCGCAATACAAGTTCTGATTACCATCGATACGATTACAACGCGATTACAGATACTCAAAGGAAATACATCATGAAACATGGCATTCTGAAAGGCCTCCTGCTCGCTTCGGTTTTTGTGCTGGCAACCGGATTTGGTCCGGGAGATAAAATCACTGTCAAGGGTTCCGATACCATGGTCATTCTCGCTCAACGTTGGGCGGAAAAATACATGGGTAAAAACAACGCCGTTTCCATCCAGGTTACCGGCGGCGGCTCGGGTACCGGCATTTCGGCCCTGATTAACGGTACAACCGACATTTGTAACGCGTCGCGCCCGATGAAACCCTCCGAGCTGAAAAAACTCAAGGAACGCTTCGGCACGCTCGGTGTTGAAATTCCCTGCGCAAAGGACGGTCTTTCCGTTTATGTGAACGAAAATAATTCCGTCACGGACCTTACTCTTCAGCAGATCAAGGACATTTATACCGGCAAGATCACGAACTGGAAACAGGTAGGCGGCAAGGATGCGAAAATTGTTCTCTACTCGCGCGAGAACAACTCCGGAACCTACGTGTACTTCAAGGATAACGTCCTGAAGGGTGAAGACTACGCCCCCTCGTGCCAGAATCTGCCAGGCACCGCGGCGGTTGTTAACGCAATCGCAAAAGACCCGAACGGGATCGGCTACGGTGGCGCTGCGTACGGTAAAGGCATTCGTGAAACAAAGGTGAATGGGTTTGCCCCGACGAAAGAAAACATCGCAAACGGCAAATACCCGATCACGCGCTACCTCTACATGTATCTCCGCTCCAAACCGACCGGCGCCATGAAAGCATACATTGATTGGATATTGAGCGCCGAAGGCCAGGCGGTTGTCACCGCTGTCGGGTATTTTCCGGTCAAATAAAAAGATCTCTACGTCCGATATTTTGCGACAGCGCCCCTTGTCATCCAGGGGCGCTGTCGTCGGATAAAGAAAGTTCGCCCAATTCAACGACACTAAACCAGGCAGAGCTTCATGGCAGCAGCACCAGACGATTCCTCACACGCGGGCAAGCCACCGCTGTCTCACGTATCGCTTCTCGGAAGCGGCGGTGTACGGTCGGAGATTACAGGCGATCCTGATGCCTCTGCCGTTCTACGCGCACCAGGCAGAACGGCAAACCGCTTCCTGGTTCACAAACCGCTGCGATATGGAAAGAAATTCTACATCGGAGAATTTGTCGCCGAGCGGCTGATTCAGGGAATTGCCGTTCTTTCGATCGGTTTTATTCTTGCGATATTCTACTATGTCTTCCAGGAGTCGACCTGGGCCTTTCGCAGTCCTGAGCATGTTGTAGCGAGTGCAACCAGTGCTGACGAGAGTCTGGTACCGGAATCGTACGGCGGAGAATCATTGCAGCCCGAATCCTTCGGGAGTGGAGAACTGGTGCCGGAAACGTATGGCGAAACTCCGGGCACCACGGATGCACAGCCGACTGGCTCGCTCGAAGCGGGACGCGCCGCATCCCAAGGTCTCGAAACCTCAGGCAACGACAAGCCGGTTACCATCGGACAACTGGTTTTTGCAAACGACCTGATCGACAATGTGCCGCGCTATATCTGGCAACCCATCGGACGCATTCCGAAGTATAGTTTTGCGCCCCTGTTTATGGGTGCGTTCAAAGTCACTCTCATAGGCATACTCATCGCAGCTCCCATCGCAATTCTATCCGCCCTGTTTACAACCACGTTCGCACCGCGATGGATGCGCGAGGTGATGAAACCTGCTATCGAGATTCTCGCGGGGTTTCCGTCTGTGGTGATTGGCTTTTTCTGTCTCATCACCGTAGCCAGCATAATGCAGGAGATTACCGGTTCGACGTACCGCTTGACTTCCTTTGTGGGAGGAATCGGCATGTCGCTCGCGGTGATACCGATCATTTTCACGGTAACGGAAGATGCATTCGCAGCCGTGCCCAGATACATGAAGGAAGCAAGTATCGCACTGGGTGCTTCGCGCTGGCAGACGGCCTGGCGTGTCGTATTGCCGGCCGCAACACCGGGAGTTTTCGCCGCAATCATCCTCGGTTTCGGCCGCGCGTTTGGTGAAACGATGATCGCGCTGATGGCCACCGGAAACGCGGCTCTGACGTCATGGAATTTCTTTGAATCGGTTCGCACGATGTCCGCGACCATCGGCGCGGAAATGGCGGAAGTCGAATTTCACAGTGTGCACTACGGCGTGCTTTTCCTCATTGGAGCGGTGCTTTTTGTTGTGACATTCTCGCTGAATGCGATAGCGGAATTCTATGTGCGGAAGCGGCTTATCAAGCGCTTCCAGGGGAATTGAGTTTATGACGTCAAAGAATCCACTTCGTGACCTGGCGGCGGCCCTCGGATCAGTTTTGCTCGCTGTTGCTGTTCTTGCAGCGTTGCTCCTCCTCCTGCCTTGGTACTCGGCTCTGGGAGGCGTTGCCGTGATTGTTGCGGGCGTGACTCTGCTGTGGCGCCGTCTCGGCATGCAGACCAAACGCTCGGTCAGCGAAAACATCTTTGTGATCCTCTCCGGCAGCGCGGCATTTATCATCATCATCTTTGTCGTCTATTTTCTCATACACATCTTCCTGCTCGGGAAGGAAAATCTCTCGTGGAGTTTCTTCTTTGAGGCGCCCGCGGAAGGCCTTACCGAGGGAGGCATATTCCCGGCGATCATCGGCACGGCCATGCTCGTCATTATCATGGCTCTTGCAGGGGTGCCCGTGGGAACCATCACCGCCATTTACCTCACCGAGTATGCGAGTGAAAGGTCAATCATCGCGCGATTCATACGCTTTGCAGTAAATACTCTCGCGGGAGTACCCGCCATCGTCTTCGGACTCTTCGGTCTGGGCTTCTTCATCGGCACCGTGGGTAAACAGATGGACACTTGGTCTCGAGATTCCCGCATGCAACGAATCGAGCAGATATTCTCCACGGGTACGTCTCCATTTTCAGACGACGGAAAGGCGACCACCGTCGAGGTGAAACGCCTGTTTGAAAGCGACGACAGTGAATACTGGGCGGAGCAGATCGACGGCCTGAAAATCATGGACGAGGTGAACGGTGCTGGAGCTCTCATAGAGCGCGCCCGATATATGACGTACTATGCCGATGCGTCACGGCCCAAGTGGGGGCAGCCGGCGCTCATCTGGGCTGCATTGACCATGGCATTGCTGACTCTTCCGGTGGTCATCGTCTCGGTGGAAGAGGCGATTAAAGCTGTGCCCAAGGACCTGCGCGAAGCGAGTCTCGCGTTGGGCGCGACAAAGTGGGAGACAATCCGCCGCGTCGTGATACCGGGCGCCTTTACGGGTATCATGACCGGCGGCATTCTTGCAGTAAGCCGTGGCGCGGGCGAGGTGGCACCCATCCTGTTTACGGGCGCTGCGTATTATCTGCCGGAACTGCCGGGCTCTCTCTCATCACAGTTCATGGAACTCGGCTATCACATCTACGTTCTTACCACGCAGTCGACCGATGTGGAGGCGACGAAGCCGCTGTTATATGCGACAACGTTTACCCTTCTCATCCTCACCTTCGCGTTAAACTTCTCGGCCATCTTCCTCCGTTCGCGAATCCGCGCACGTTTGAACCGCTTGGGCCAATAACTCCATCGAGACGATGAAAGACACCGAAGCAAAAATCGTTACGCGTTCCCTCGACCTGTACTACGGCCAGAAACAGGCCCTGAAGGATATTTCGATCGACATTCAACCGAATCAGGTAACCGCATTTATCGGTCCGTCCGGATGCGGGAAGTCGACATTCCTCCGAACGCTGAACCGTATGAACGACCTCATCGACGGAGTGAAAATCAGCGGTGAAGTATGCATCGACGGGTTAAATATTTACGACAGGAATATCGATGTTGTGGAACTCCGTAAGCGCATCGGCATGGTGTTCCAAAAATCCAATCCATTCCCAAAATCGATCTACGACAATATCGCGTATGGCCCCCGGGTGAACGGGATCAGGGACAAGCGCCGTCTCGACGAGATCGTGGAAGAAAGTCTTAAGTCGGCGGCCATCTGGGACGAAGTCAAGGACCGTCTGAAGGACTCCGCGCTGGGACTGTCCGGCGGCCAGCAACAGAGATTGTGCATTGCTCGCAGCTTGGCTGTGAACCCCGGCATCCTTCTCATGGATGAACCCGCCAGCGCGCTTGATCCTATCTCAACGGCGAAGATCGAAGAACTCATCTTCGAGCTCAAGGACACGTACACAATCGTCATTGTGACGCATAACATGCAGCAAGCAGCGCGCGTGAGCGATTACACTGCATTTTTTTATCTCGGTGAACTCATCGAGTACGACCTCACACGAACCATCTTTACGAATCCATCCAAGAAGCAGACGGAAGAGTACGTCACGGGCCGTTTCGGCTGATCCAGGTACCACGACGTGCTGGTGCGAGCGCCCCTGATGTGAGATTACACCGCGTAATATCACATCGGCTGATATTCGTGACGTCCACAGCGCGACGGAGGGTCACAGATCCTTCGGGGTACAGGGCTCTTGTACGAAGGCCTGTTTCCGTGGGTGAGTGTGGCTCCGTG
This is a stretch of genomic DNA from Ignavibacteriota bacterium. It encodes these proteins:
- the recO gene encoding DNA repair protein RecO codes for the protein MIITSDAIILRAVRYGDTSKIVTALTREHGRVAVIAKGALGSKPRFGAALEPMAHSTLVYYFKESRDVQMLSQADVIEPFRRLQSDGRRLVLGFAVIEYAYMALHAGEHHPELYSLLLRTLRGIDTSEEQPGNMLLRYLVDFSDEMGFSLDMDHCARCRIDLTDERATSGPMSLALADGAFLCTPCARSVMGVELAPRLFKALRWLKSCEPDRLEALSLTPVDLHAALRILHQYIASHIQEMRAIRSLELLDALT
- the mtnA gene encoding S-methyl-5-thioribose-1-phosphate isomerase translates to MEWTGEALRYLDQTRLPHEEVRLETRDYRKVIEALRTLQLRGAPLIGIAAAYATVLAARELAGRSTGGAAFRTALLDACDNIAGARPTAVNLFWSLHQCREIIESAADPVETLAALERCATGMHDDDARRCAMIGAHGADLIPDGAGIVTHCNTGSLATGGDGTALAVLRAAHVAGKRIHVYADETRPLFQGARLTMWELARSGIPATLITDSSAAAVFRSGRAQLALTGADRIARNGDTANKIGTYSLAIVARHHGMPMYIAAPLSTFDAQTHGGEGIPIEERAETEVTHAGGVRIAPENTHAWSPAFDVTPAELVSAFITERGIIAPPFAETLAGILA
- a CDS encoding sugar kinase — protein: MSILVVGSVALDYLETPYGTMKNALGGSATFVSIAASYFSKDVRFVGIVGGDFPEEHITYFTSRGIGLDGLVRVPDGRTFSWGGRYHDDMNTRDTLYTELGVFETFQPEIPEAWRGSDIVVLGNIHPSLQMHVLDQIRSPKLIICDTMNLWIDISRDELIETIRRVDVLILNDQEARQLTGSSNIITAGKAILGMGPSRVVVKKGEHGALLLGDGGIFSAPAFPLERIMDPTGAGDSFAGGFAGWIARDGDTSFENLKRAVIAGSTMASFCVEEFSIGGVRDLDEARIMQRYRAFHVLSQFTL
- a CDS encoding inositol monophosphatase, giving the protein MNTMQTSDFLHTAIEAARAAGHVLTSHLGALKHIEAKQQQRNNLVTEADRASEHIIRDILLGRFPTHSLLGEEGGAVTGTGEYRWIVDPLDGTTNFTHGLSLFSVSIAVERAGEVLAGVVYDPMADELFAAERGSGAYLNDRKLQVSGVRDIQDAMLVTGFPYTVRENPEFCRERFVAFLHHAQAIRRLGSAALDCAYVAAGRIDGYWEVALQAWDKAAGMLLIEEAGGRVTTFDGGPLELFHPPFLGSNGHIHDVMLDILAKARDVRIQIPE
- a CDS encoding 6-phosphofructokinase gives rise to the protein MRIGILTGGGDCPGLNAVIRAVVRKGLKDNHSILGIRNGWKGFFDDDAVELTRDSVSGIIYRGGTILGTSRTNPYKEADGEKTVMSFLERNHIDVLVPIGGEDTLGVAARLHNSGVKVIGIPKTIDNDLMGTDFTFGFDTAVNIAMEAIDRLHTTAESHNRILVVEVMGRHAGWIALYAGLAGGADVILVPEAPFNIDNVCTRLKARHDSGRNFSIVVVSEGAKFETEGDEDGSFVLSSMEKDAFGHVRLGGIGAVLASEIERRLGFETRSTVLGHIQRGGSPSAFDRVLGTRYGLHAMSLIERGVFGRMVALSGNHIVDIEINQISGALKTLDPDMLSLVDVFFD
- a CDS encoding alpha-amylase produces the protein MNGLSLLSDRLRELASGPSPDKYLIPALWAADEGLDHVGLVEVHPREFFRDRIEAILAMPDESPAPLASGGEWSTDAVVYNMFVRLTAACDHNGDGEISLDDLDGGYRETGTFLKAIAMLPYLKRMGCNTVYLLPVTAIGQDGNKGSLGSPYAIKNPYKLDQRLSEPWLGLDVETEYAAFVEAAHRLGFRIVMEFVFRTASKDSEWIAEHPNWFYWIDASIPDRGSAPDAAAGYGNPTFSQEELQIITLRVKRNDTSSLPPPGREYRAYFTEPPAYVDLIDGRYIGTLFDDRKVRIPGAFADWPPDDVQPPWNDVTYLKMYDHPSFNYIAYNTIRVYDSRLAQIDNENRGLWNTIINIIPHYQKNFGIDGVMIDMGHALPRRLKQSIVDRARKLNPDFAFWEENFAISVKSRQEGYNAAVGYLLFDEHLPAKLREFFVTLATQDVPVPFFATAENHNTPRAASRAGGRAFSRMAAVLNAFLPAVYFVHQGFELGETSPVNTGLGFTPDEIATLPSHTLPLFSEGVLSWATTEHLAELISRVLTIRSRWHSVIVDPRKDCFHLHKAEPETTLCFSRSSVDRNHVLVVIANADCINPASMSVNIASGDSVTDALTGTTFPLVKGVLSATLEPGRVLVIELTQPPE
- a CDS encoding phosphate ABC transporter substrate-binding protein → MKHGILKGLLLASVFVLATGFGPGDKITVKGSDTMVILAQRWAEKYMGKNNAVSIQVTGGGSGTGISALINGTTDICNASRPMKPSELKKLKERFGTLGVEIPCAKDGLSVYVNENNSVTDLTLQQIKDIYTGKITNWKQVGGKDAKIVLYSRENNSGTYVYFKDNVLKGEDYAPSCQNLPGTAAVVNAIAKDPNGIGYGGAAYGKGIRETKVNGFAPTKENIANGKYPITRYLYMYLRSKPTGAMKAYIDWILSAEGQAVVTAVGYFPVK